Proteins from one Corallococcus exiguus genomic window:
- a CDS encoding protein phosphatase 2C domain-containing protein produces MSTLPFDVAVGSVQGREHARSGRNNQDAACVRESEHGLVVVVADGCGSQPCSELGAQLGVRRLAQAAHARLARGETVDGADFLTGLRADLLELMEGLASALGRDVLGDLLFTLVGAVMTPAHTLVFSSGDGVWMLNGEVHALGPFPGNAPPYLAYALLRGEDVRLERRALVPTEDVHALLVGTDGVGDLLDLSQARLPERDEAVGPLSRFWTEDRYFTNPDAVRRRLAQLNRESVRADFAERRLLRTPGLLTDDTTLVVLRRRMGRA; encoded by the coding sequence ATGTCCACGCTGCCCTTCGATGTCGCGGTGGGTTCGGTGCAGGGGCGGGAGCACGCGCGCTCGGGACGCAACAACCAGGACGCCGCCTGCGTCCGGGAGAGCGAGCACGGGCTGGTGGTGGTGGTGGCGGACGGGTGTGGCAGCCAACCGTGCAGCGAGTTGGGGGCGCAGCTGGGCGTGCGGCGGCTGGCGCAGGCGGCGCATGCGAGGCTGGCGCGGGGTGAGACCGTGGACGGCGCGGACTTCCTGACCGGGCTGCGCGCGGACCTGCTGGAGCTGATGGAGGGCCTGGCATCCGCGCTGGGGCGCGACGTGCTGGGGGACCTGCTCTTCACGCTGGTGGGGGCGGTGATGACGCCGGCTCACACGCTCGTCTTCTCGTCGGGGGACGGGGTGTGGATGCTCAACGGCGAGGTGCACGCGCTGGGGCCGTTCCCGGGCAACGCGCCGCCGTATCTCGCGTATGCGCTGCTGCGCGGCGAGGACGTGCGGCTGGAACGCCGGGCGCTGGTGCCCACGGAGGATGTGCACGCGCTGCTGGTGGGCACGGACGGAGTGGGGGACCTGCTGGACCTTTCGCAGGCGCGGCTGCCGGAGCGCGATGAAGCGGTGGGCCCGCTGTCGCGCTTCTGGACGGAGGACCGGTACTTCACGAACCCGGACGCGGTGCGACGGCGGTTGGCCCAGCTCAATCGCGAGTCGGTGCGCGCGGACTTCGCGGAGCGGCGGCTGCTGCGCACGCCGGGGTTGCTGACGGACGACACCACGCTGGTGGTGCTGCGCCGCCGGATGGGGAGGGCGTGA